In Synechococcus sp. CC9616, the following are encoded in one genomic region:
- a CDS encoding MOSC domain-containing protein, producing the protein MHGELVGHVKRLWRYPIKSMLGESPSRLNIGPSGVVGDRGYALWDRSTARVASAKNPKLWKHLLDFTAEYTCEPVAGKPLPTVAVTGPFVGVDEPPQTRCSDDPSLIALLSKEFGRDISLLNFAPPGASLDQYWPDVPERDFQNVITELEMPEGTFFDACSIHAISTATLEALKQREPDLDFAVERFRPNLLIEPTPGMQGFVEEKWVGGILTIGERLQLNVDGGCPRCVVTTLAQGNLPDDMGILQATARHNKVTAGIRLSVMTSGAMAIDDPVRLTINQ; encoded by the coding sequence ATGCACGGCGAGCTGGTTGGACATGTCAAACGTCTCTGGCGTTACCCGATCAAGTCGATGCTTGGAGAGAGTCCAAGCCGATTGAACATTGGGCCGAGCGGCGTCGTGGGAGACCGCGGATACGCACTCTGGGATCGATCGACAGCGCGCGTCGCAAGTGCCAAGAACCCCAAGCTCTGGAAACACCTTCTGGATTTCACCGCTGAATACACCTGCGAACCTGTCGCCGGAAAACCATTGCCCACGGTTGCCGTCACGGGACCGTTTGTGGGTGTGGATGAGCCACCACAGACACGATGCAGTGATGATCCATCATTAATAGCTCTGCTGTCGAAGGAATTCGGCCGGGACATCAGTCTTCTGAATTTCGCTCCCCCAGGAGCCAGCTTGGACCAGTACTGGCCGGATGTGCCGGAGCGGGATTTTCAGAACGTGATCACTGAGCTGGAGATGCCGGAGGGCACTTTCTTCGATGCCTGCTCGATCCATGCGATCAGCACGGCAACCCTTGAAGCCCTGAAGCAGCGAGAACCGGATCTTGATTTTGCTGTAGAGCGCTTCCGTCCCAACCTGTTGATTGAACCGACTCCAGGCATGCAGGGATTTGTCGAGGAAAAATGGGTGGGAGGGATACTCACAATTGGTGAGCGGCTGCAGCTAAACGTTGACGGGGGCTGTCCTCGCTGTGTTGTCACAACCCTTGCTCAGGGCAATCTTCCGGATGACATGGGAATCCTCCAAGCCACGGCCCGCCACAACAAGGTCACCGCAGGGATTCGGCTCAGTGTCATGACCTCTGGAGCCATGGCGATTGATGATCCGGTGCGCTTAACTATTAATCAGTGA
- a CDS encoding reprolysin-like metallopeptidase, producing the protein MFRRLFVGLLGSAVALALLPARAKYCDNQPTARALIAPWNAADQEFLGGRTTIRYYFEMGRRSYQVVFGNAKGEIIPGSQWQIIKSDPFYKKEKKLGKKLIRATDRLISLDFREVRRAQDADLVIVGYCDKNDQKEGAVAQNAQGTKYFMILNGCRGIATGQEDPVWLFLHEFGHALGLEHPFSDVDGDCLYDNQPFSNASAHAGMTVMAYKPRPGRPPRFFTAYDIAVLRRIWGPE; encoded by the coding sequence ATGTTCCGCCGCCTCTTCGTCGGACTGTTGGGCTCTGCGGTTGCCCTCGCCCTATTGCCAGCTCGCGCTAAATACTGCGACAACCAACCCACAGCTCGGGCTCTTATTGCCCCATGGAATGCTGCTGACCAGGAGTTTCTTGGAGGACGCACAACGATTCGCTACTACTTTGAAATGGGACGACGTTCCTATCAAGTGGTGTTCGGAAATGCAAAGGGAGAAATCATCCCCGGCTCCCAATGGCAAATTATCAAGTCGGATCCCTTCTATAAAAAAGAAAAAAAATTAGGCAAAAAGCTGATCAGAGCCACTGATCGGTTGATCAGTCTTGACTTCAGGGAAGTTCGTCGTGCCCAAGATGCTGACTTAGTCATTGTTGGATACTGCGATAAGAACGACCAAAAAGAGGGAGCTGTTGCTCAGAACGCTCAAGGGACCAAATACTTCATGATCTTGAATGGGTGTCGAGGAATAGCTACAGGGCAAGAAGATCCCGTATGGTTATTTCTGCATGAGTTTGGCCATGCCCTTGGCCTTGAACATCCCTTTTCAGATGTAGATGGGGATTGTCTTTATGACAATCAGCCCTTTTCAAATGCTTCTGCACACGCAGGGATGACGGTGATGGCTTATAAACCTCGGCCAGGTAGACCGCCTCGTTTTTTCACTGCTTACGATATTGCCGTACTTCGGAGAATCTGGGGCCCTGAATGA
- a CDS encoding DUF1651 domain-containing protein, producing the protein MAGQTSPMPQFRPDRNDHPVSPGGEGWLVNADQHKVVQFKPDTPTADAQWVILRTFNWRPPDYPIPQTRRRMLRHNAVEEWEMMLKSGAWKRGQPK; encoded by the coding sequence ATGGCTGGCCAGACTTCACCGATGCCCCAGTTCCGCCCCGATCGAAACGATCACCCTGTGAGTCCGGGGGGTGAGGGTTGGCTTGTGAACGCCGATCAACACAAAGTTGTTCAGTTCAAACCCGATACGCCAACGGCTGATGCCCAGTGGGTGATCCTGAGGACGTTTAACTGGCGACCACCCGACTACCCAATCCCGCAGACCCGGCGAAGGATGCTTCGCCACAACGCCGTCGAGGAATGGGAGATGATGCTCAAATCAGGCGCGTGGAAGCGTGGCCAACCCAAATAG
- a CDS encoding M43 family zinc metalloprotease: MDGQSEGDPSTTTDPGTSTDPSDASGPGIDLTSTFISGAGSTWFDPANQTLFRGGPQRPQRLEKLVSGSIDTAREVDRFAISAAAGSVVSLSVAADPGTWPKLRLVDADGRELAKSSAYNKSTASTSGWLSDGRDLFAEVHAQQSFTGSYDLTAMVWETQQPLLEIPDALNILLDNTSLSSGDRYSSHYLYADDGLIYVSFGDGITAELQRWWEDVLASTDAIIEPEFVVVPLPHPKSQLTLNQISASSVSDGAGHYQSPPYTHSKLEDGSSYDYRRTEPTGEIVLSEGVYSHAYRFADSLEAGWKSTAFHELGHALGLEHPHEFSDGDGDDVIDTNGTVMSYVDKQDADGDPGFTTLDIQALQFIYGRESGRTTPSPITGSPLVIQSRTFDLDRRWKAPALSAEWVGGSQVMEPSAGTTVKTLQLTRSEGDISSETRVLLEFDLDPNVMLWDSYADYSEGFHDILILSYSVTFAPGEATATFDLPVVAGSHAEADEWVDVTLVPEYSNFFSAVPGAPLRLTILDS, encoded by the coding sequence GTGGATGGCCAGTCTGAGGGGGATCCCAGCACCACGACCGATCCTGGGACAAGCACTGATCCATCCGATGCATCGGGTCCAGGCATCGATCTCACCTCCACATTCATATCTGGAGCGGGATCGACGTGGTTTGATCCAGCCAATCAGACCTTGTTTCGCGGTGGGCCTCAGCGACCTCAGCGTTTGGAGAAGTTGGTGTCCGGCTCAATCGACACCGCTCGTGAGGTGGATCGATTTGCGATCTCTGCAGCCGCTGGAAGTGTTGTCTCTCTCTCCGTGGCCGCCGATCCAGGCACCTGGCCGAAACTCAGGCTTGTGGATGCTGACGGGCGGGAACTCGCCAAATCATCCGCTTACAACAAATCGACAGCATCGACATCGGGTTGGCTGAGTGATGGTCGCGATCTGTTCGCTGAGGTTCATGCGCAACAGTCATTCACTGGGTCCTACGACCTCACAGCCATGGTCTGGGAAACGCAGCAGCCGCTGCTGGAGATCCCGGATGCGTTGAACATCCTGCTTGATAACACGAGCCTTAGCTCGGGTGATCGGTACTCATCTCATTATCTGTATGCCGATGATGGCCTGATTTATGTGTCGTTCGGTGATGGAATCACGGCCGAATTGCAGCGTTGGTGGGAAGACGTTCTCGCGTCCACCGATGCAATTATCGAGCCTGAATTTGTTGTGGTTCCACTGCCGCATCCCAAATCGCAGCTGACGCTGAATCAGATCTCGGCGTCGTCTGTGTCTGATGGTGCTGGTCATTATCAATCACCCCCGTACACACACTCCAAGCTGGAGGATGGCAGCTCGTACGACTATCGACGTACAGAGCCCACCGGGGAAATCGTCCTGTCCGAGGGTGTGTACAGCCATGCTTATCGGTTTGCTGATTCGCTGGAAGCGGGATGGAAAAGCACGGCCTTCCATGAACTGGGCCATGCCTTGGGCCTGGAACATCCCCATGAGTTTTCTGATGGTGATGGTGACGATGTGATTGATACCAACGGCACGGTGATGTCATATGTCGATAAGCAAGATGCGGATGGTGACCCAGGCTTCACGACCCTGGATATTCAGGCCCTGCAATTTATCTATGGCCGCGAATCCGGACGGACGACACCGTCGCCGATCACGGGATCACCGTTGGTGATACAAAGCCGGACCTTTGACCTGGATCGCCGCTGGAAGGCGCCCGCACTGTCGGCTGAGTGGGTGGGAGGTTCGCAGGTGATGGAACCCAGTGCAGGCACCACGGTGAAGACGTTGCAGCTGACACGATCAGAAGGGGATATCAGTTCCGAAACGCGTGTCTTGCTTGAATTTGATCTGGATCCGAATGTGATGCTATGGGACTCCTACGCTGATTATTCCGAAGGATTTCATGATATTTTGATTCTCAGCTATTCCGTCACCTTTGCGCCAGGTGAGGCCACGGCGACCTTTGATCTGCCCGTAGTGGCTGGCAGCCATGCCGAAGCCGATGAATGGGTTGATGTCACACTCGTTCCGGAATATTCCAATTTTTTCAGTGCTGTTCCGGGCGCACCGCTGCGGCTCACCATTCTTGATTCGTGA
- a CDS encoding cupin domain-containing protein translates to MKQVALTFLMLLALPLSPLEVRADDGHGAEKLGVTIKELVNSTKEWDGQSLPAYPAGLPEIKVLRIKIPAGVTLPWHFHPVINAAVILKGRLELYSKDGMTKAFGQGEALIEVVNTVHAGKAVGSEDVELIVFYAGSQGQPTTVLSK, encoded by the coding sequence CAAGTCGCATTGACTTTTCTTATGCTCCTGGCATTGCCTTTAAGTCCGCTAGAAGTCCGTGCTGATGACGGTCATGGGGCTGAGAAACTTGGTGTCACGATTAAAGAGTTAGTGAATTCAACGAAAGAATGGGACGGACAATCTCTTCCTGCTTACCCAGCTGGCCTACCGGAAATCAAAGTATTGCGCATCAAGATCCCTGCAGGTGTGACACTGCCATGGCACTTTCACCCCGTTATAAATGCGGCAGTCATTCTCAAAGGCCGTTTAGAGCTTTATTCCAAGGATGGGATGACGAAGGCTTTTGGGCAAGGTGAAGCTCTGATCGAAGTTGTTAATACAGTCCACGCAGGTAAGGCTGTGGGATCTGAAGATGTTGAGCTCATTGTGTTTTATGCAGGTAGCCAAGGGCAACCGACAACCGTTTTGTCCAAATGA